A stretch of the Gemmatirosa kalamazoonensis genome encodes the following:
- a CDS encoding outer membrane beta-barrel protein, producing the protein MTFRFRAIQPVHTLALVAAFIAASAPLAAQAPARPFTLAGFGGGISSLGGDGEFRVTHEDGVRLGYDVNPVITLRAVVTSATRETSGAAWGKHSGTDVSHRRYAAEIVAGPSGARNVRPYVFGGAGVVTNDPRGDGDANTTGALRAGVGFEWRPGRSHIGAAFEAGANAYRLNTLGVRRTQYDVAWNGGLALHW; encoded by the coding sequence ATGACATTCCGCTTCCGCGCTATCCAGCCAGTCCACACGCTCGCTCTCGTGGCGGCGTTCATCGCCGCGTCCGCGCCGCTCGCTGCGCAAGCGCCCGCACGTCCCTTCACGCTCGCGGGCTTCGGTGGTGGCATCTCATCGCTCGGCGGCGACGGGGAGTTCCGCGTCACCCACGAGGACGGCGTGCGTCTCGGCTACGACGTGAATCCCGTGATCACCCTCCGCGCGGTCGTGACCAGCGCGACGCGTGAGACCTCCGGAGCGGCCTGGGGCAAGCACTCCGGGACCGACGTCTCGCACCGACGCTACGCCGCCGAGATCGTCGCCGGTCCATCCGGCGCGCGCAACGTCCGGCCCTACGTGTTCGGCGGCGCCGGCGTCGTGACCAACGATCCGCGTGGAGACGGTGACGCGAACACCACCGGCGCGTTACGGGCCGGTGTCGGCTTCGAGTGGCGCCCTGGCCGATCCCACATCGGCGCGGCGTTCGAGGCCGGGGCGAACGCGTACCGCCTCAACACGCTCGGCGTGCGCCGGACGCAGTACGACGTCGCGTGGAACGGCGGTCTCGCCCTGCACTGGTGA
- a CDS encoding nuclear transport factor 2 family protein, with protein MDEDTRTTIAVLDVVETVEDAGAAAGRDAKDTAQSCENARVVAKFYEAYAARDVDAAAQLAAPDFVLHVPGRGVLAGEHWGTDGFRRYLSIIQAHSGAVFDFRVTAIAVNGEHVFTREVLELTRAGEPDSRFVLRISNWFKLRGSLLSEAWVIPEHQRAYDAYWSSAKSASGAAAMSTPRERYGGVDLERAASTKPRALLERMYDRFWRGDAAAMRETVDDDVVVNIVGESAMSGVYRGWDGYMEFRRRLMSMAASKYKLDVVALAAGGRDVFAVEYIRMNRSWDPTLQEIYVLMHFEVDDGRVTRMDDFPFDTYAWEQFYTPDARWEG; from the coding sequence ATGGACGAAGATACCCGTACCACGATTGCGGTCCTCGACGTTGTCGAGACCGTAGAAGATGCAGGCGCAGCGGCTGGCCGTGACGCCAAAGACACCGCGCAGTCGTGCGAAAACGCGCGCGTCGTCGCGAAGTTCTACGAGGCGTACGCTGCTCGCGACGTGGACGCGGCCGCCCAGCTGGCCGCGCCCGATTTCGTGTTGCACGTGCCCGGTCGCGGCGTCCTCGCCGGCGAGCACTGGGGCACGGATGGTTTCCGGCGCTACCTGTCGATCATTCAGGCGCACAGCGGCGCTGTCTTCGACTTCCGGGTTACCGCCATCGCGGTGAACGGCGAGCACGTATTCACGCGCGAGGTCCTCGAGCTGACTCGCGCGGGAGAGCCGGACAGCCGCTTCGTGCTTCGGATCTCGAACTGGTTCAAGCTCCGCGGCAGCCTCCTCTCCGAGGCTTGGGTCATCCCCGAGCACCAACGCGCGTACGACGCGTACTGGTCCTCCGCGAAATCCGCGTCCGGCGCCGCCGCGATGTCGACGCCGCGGGAGCGGTACGGTGGCGTCGACCTCGAACGAGCCGCGTCGACGAAGCCGCGTGCCCTTCTGGAGCGCATGTACGACCGCTTCTGGCGCGGCGACGCGGCCGCGATGCGCGAGACGGTCGACGATGACGTGGTGGTGAACATCGTCGGCGAGAGCGCGATGTCCGGCGTGTACCGGGGCTGGGACGGCTACATGGAGTTCCGCCGCCGCCTCATGTCCATGGCGGCCTCGAAATACAAGCTCGATGTCGTGGCGCTGGCAGCGGGCGGGCGGGACGTCTTCGCCGTGGAGTACATCCGCATGAACCGGAGCTGGGATCCCACGCTTCAGGAGATCTACGTGCTGATGCACTTCGAGGTCGACGACGGGCGCGTCACACGCATGGACGACTTCCCCTTCGATACGTACGCGTGGGAGCAGTTCTACACCCCCGACGCGCGCTGGGAGGGCTGA